The following is a genomic window from Malus sylvestris chromosome 12, drMalSylv7.2, whole genome shotgun sequence.
ctctaccgactgctgagacttctcctaagcaacctttgtgaaggctccctcttgtgtgcttattttgactcatgtatatgtacatatttgtagcttatcggggatatcaataaataagctttccttcatttcaacgtattgtgttaaatacaccaaagaaaataaaaatacaaatccaTGATGTCATTGTTCTCCTAAAAAACTGATCGTTTTCGATAGCTGCAAAGTTGGGACACTACGAAATCGACTCCAAAACTGTTCGCTGATTAATTTCAACACAAAGGTCCCGAAAATCAAACAATTAGGATCtgaaaacaaacaagaaaaatgatattatatatatatatatatatatgtgtgtgtgtgtatttatgtACGTATTTACCAGTTAAAGAGGGGACGAGTGTATTGAGAAGGAGCAGCAGGATCAGAGACGCGCAACCCATTTTTCATCACTCGGTGGTTTCTTAGTTctcaaaaattttaattttaattgaaaaatgacaaataaaggtgtaagtgaatagcacaaaaaaaagataaaaatatggtttttcataaaaaaaaataaatggtaccaaaaatgtttcgttaaaactcacaAACAAAATCCGACCCGGTGAGAACGGTGGCTGTGGTGGGTACCCGGTGACCCGATGTACCACAGGTCTCAGGTCTGCGGTGATGGACCCAAACTTCTAACTGGGTCGGAAGGGAAACATGGACTCAGGTTGGAGGCCCATATATGTTGCCCTTTCGTTTCTATacttatttttacatatttcTATAAACATCCACATAAATTTCTAATATTTCTAATTTATTCCTACTTAAAATAGAGAAATAAAAATTGGCACCATTCCAAACCCTTTCTGTTTTTTGGTCAAGAAGGAATTTTATAACAAAGTCCAAACGGACACAGTAGAAAGATAACAGCTTCATAATTGAGGTAGGTACAAATGAGACACCACTTATACATTCATCGCATGAGTAAAGGTTCTCAATTATACCTAAAgcatacaaaaaaattataggaGATGTGGCTCGGCCCAAAAGCCGAAGTCCACCCGAAGAGGCCCAAAAGTGACCCCTCCGAAAAAATCTAATAACCCTAAAACGAGAATCACCCACCGCCTCAACCGCCTCACCATTCCAAACCCTTTCTTGATTCTTATTCTCCTTCTTTCGCCTTCTCTTAATTCTTCTCCAAACACAGATTTGCCATTGGGCTCCACTGCATCTGGAATTGACAGTGCACTGTGCACTGCAACAGTGGCTCAGAAAAGGACGACGCCGTTTCCCAAATTCTCAGTCAAGCACCGCCTGAAATCCTTATGGCCCTAGAGCACCAAGAGGAGGTGGCGGACCCACATACCATGGGATGGCTCTCGTATGAGGGGTATACTTAGggaataaatttaatttaaataattgaatATGCAAcggaaaaataataaataacatacaATATGTTATTCCAATATGCTAAAAATGTCTCTATAATCTTATCAAATAGTGCTAATAGCATTTTAACAACTACACAACACCAAAGTGCGTCGAAGTGAGGCACCTGATGAGCCTAAAAACAGAGGTGGATGGTTTAAGGGTTGCGATGGAAAGCAATATTGGAGCAAAAAAGGGGcataaaaacccaaatttgagaCGAAAGGTCAAGAAAACCAAAATACAAGGGGTCTAAGTAAAATACAGAGAAGCTAAGGAGATAAAGGAGAAGGAAAAGTAGTTGGAATTGGCCAGAGAAGGGGGTTGCCATCGACCCCCACCCAAAGTAGGTGTTGGTGGCATTGCCTTCATGATTCAGCGTGTCCGTGTTTGTCTTATCCATTTTGCTTTAATGTCTTTATGTTTTTTAAAACTTCCATGTTATGTATCATTGAGGgcttcaaaaagaaaaataaagaacgGTTAGATCTTTCATGTTTCGTTCTAATTATCTTTGCaatgattaaattttttataaaactcCTACTTGAATGGTATGTACTATTGCAGTCGAACTTTTATTAGTATTTAATATAACAGGATAGTGTTATTTACACATCTGTTTTACCCACACGCATTTGTTAATTTTGCACCATcaaatttcttcaattcattcgattagACGGTTGGATATTGACCTCTCGTTGATTTCTGttctttgatatttttcaattcatcttaTCAGAcatccgaaaattaaaaaaatgtgtgaatatcacacccctaataAAAAATGGTGGATAGCACTACCCTAATAAGGTTAGTGGAGTGTCAACTTCATCTCTCGTATTTTTCCACTCTTCAAAGTGAAGATATATGAATCTCATCATATAGATAAGATTCTGTTATAAGCTTATCGTCATATCAATGCTAGGTTAGGTTAGCGGCAGCGGCATGGTCCCTTTTGGCCCATACGTCCGTACACAGCTCCGTTAACTTATCACGGATGGGCATTAGGATAAGTTCTACTAGATACCAGAATCCCAGATGGAAAATTTATCTCGTGTTCTCTGTACAAGTTATACTAACGAGAGCATCTTTCAACAATCCAGATGGATAAGCAATAACGGAGTTGTACCAACGGAAATTTCAATCGACGTTAGATTCATATCCATGTTTCTGGCATCAAGTTAGGGTCTCGGAAAATAGGGTCCCCTCTGGCAATGGCCGGatcgacatagagattcggaTGATACCAATAACCTCCGACAGTCCGACTGCCCGAAAAATACATGCGAAGGTCTTTCGAGGACTATCCATATGTATGACACAGACTCATTAATAGTATGATGAAATGCCTTCCAAAAATATCTTGACAACATTTGGCTAGACATGTCAACCATGCCTAGCCTGAGATCTCAACAGCACTCGATAAGTTTTTTTGGCTTTGTTAATACAACGCAATAACGATTGGTCCACTAAATGCTCGACAAATTTTTACGTGCTACGCGCacattagtttctttttgtgtgcatattttttaaagttttatttgtgtttgtacccatgtgtatgtCATCATgtaacattgtatatttaatcaatgatagaaaaattacatatggtatatttatgttttatgcctaacttttgtatcatatatttatatttttagtttgtacccacttttaatttgcaacatttttttaaaaaatttgtagtattttctttttaattttattttgtacccatgtattaatttcttttagtgcctatattttttaagtaccaattttttttaacactatgaatacattcttttgtcatttattatttcttatttttacataatttttatccatttattcaattaaaatgtttgaatttttttattgtaaccgtttctaatagtattataacgaaggatttaaaatttatagaataataaatttcataaaatatcaaacaattaatgtcaaaactataaaaatataaatattaattgtaatataatgaaaTGTACAAAGTCAATAAACTTTAattaaactttgaataccattaaaattttagtcaaagaatgttaaggattaaaGACAGCATCCAAAATATCCCTTAATTGTATGACGAAATGCCTTCCAAAAATATATTGACAACATTTGGCTAGACGTATCAACCATGCCGAGCCTGAGATCTCTCGACAGCACTCTGACAAGTTTCTTTGGCTTTGTTAATATAATTCAATAACGATCGGTCCACCAAATGCTCGACAAATTTTTGCGTAGCCGCGCACATTATTCATCTAAatagaacctgaatgttttAGGCTGAAATTCTTAATCCTGAATCCGCCAGCCATACGTCCACACTTACAACTACGACGAATAGCGCCCATGGATAAGATATCTTTCTACAAACGAGAAGTATTGACACAAGCACCAGATTATATAGATCCAGTACCACATCATAATAAATTACACATGCACGAACTAATATGCAGTTTTATTATTCAAAATACAACAGCAGGAACTTGTAAGGGAAAATTAAACACTCTCTTTACAAATAACAGCAGAGATTATGCAGATTTAGCAACATGGAAACCCTAGCAACTCGGAACGAACACACCCAAACCCTAGCAACAGCGGAGATTCAACCACTATACTTATATAGTCGCACATGCACTAGATTGCAACTCAGAACAAACAACACCCAAAACCCTACGTGGAAACCCTAGACAGTTTCTTTTTTCCTTCCAGCCATGGCTAAACCGTCCACAGAAAACATGTACATCTCATCGCATGCCGTGAGGAGGGCTCACATCTCAAATCTCACGGATGATTTCGATTGGACAAGAACTCATATGTCACACGTCGTAAGGAGAACGGGCGCTCCTCGCTCCAGGGACCTCGCTCGCCTTCTCGTATGCATCCGATGCTGACCTTCTTCGAAACCGCCCGAATGGCTCCCTGccacctaaaaacacaacacTCTCAACATTTGCCTCATAACACTGCTCGACTCGTTAAAGTCCACTTACTACTCTTTAAGAATATTAAAGACTGCTCATCTCGTTGACAATTTTTTATTGCGTCCGGAACACACCACACCAtctatttttatataagtgataagaaatttttttttttttaagttattaattttttaatacatatatCTTACTATTTATATAATGAGACGCGATACCAACACGTGTGCGAAAAATCTCTCGAACTCATTATAGTCCACACTTACTACTCTTTAAGAAGATTAGGTCAGATTTGATACTACTCTCAACAAGGGCATAAATGTCAATTAACTAACAAACATAAACATCACAATATGAACAGCTGCATGTACCTACACaaaaatccatccaaattctagaaaattgaaatttgactCCACAGCGTGTTAAATTACTACTACACCCCTTGTCTCCCTGCACATCCGTGATGAGTGGAAGCCCCACCAATACCATTTGTGGAAACTAGGTCCTCCGTGCAGGGAGCCAGTGGCATATCTGACATTTCAAATGCTTACCAGAAAACGGGGACACCGGCGGCGTAGATCCGGCTGGCGAAGCCGGAGGCGTGAACCCAGCTGGCGGAGTAAACCCAGCTGGCGAAACCGGAGCTGATCCGCCGTTACCGCTCCCATAACCTGGGGGCTTAATTATCATGATACTCCTCGTAACTTTCGCCTCCTCCGGGGAATTCTCACCGTACGATCGTACGTTCCCACCATCTGACGATCCTAATGcaaccaaaccaaaacaaacaattaaACTTCCGGCAAGATTCCCACCCTTAATTAATATCAGCCGCATGATCTCAAAACTTTCATGTTGCAATTTCATTTTCAACTGTTTGATCTATTTGCAAATGATCTGAGATAATCGATTAAAAGCCTTTAGTCCTGGAAAATTAATGCAAATTTGGAAAAAAGGTTTAGCAGTTAGTTGCGTTCATCACGTATGCTAATACACGGCGCCGGAAAAGTACTAAAACGACGACGCACCAGTTGCGGAGCTGGACCGGAAACTGAAGGTTTTGTGCTTCCGCAGTTTCCCGAGACCGCTGTCGGGCTGCGGCCCGGCGACGGTGTCGTCCCAAAGCTGGTCAAGTAGGCGAAGTCCCATGTTACTGCAGGATCAGCGTACGGTAGCGGAACTGGAGCACTTTAACGACTTTGGTAGTGGGATTGGACTCTACGGAGGGAGTGAGCCACGAGATGGGGTGGTTATTTATCGACGGCGGAGGCGTTAAAGGTCGAACAAGTTTTCAGATCGAGACATATCTGGAACGTTCGTCGGATCCAGAGGGTGTGCTGACGTGGCGTGTAGAGCGAGGAGCACGTAGTTGGCGATAAGATCGAGGTAACAAAGGCGGACCCCAGGCTAATgggatattttattttattttatggttAAAGACTAGTGGGAATACTTTAAGAGCGCGATTGCTCTCAGATTTGTAACATAAAAGCGGTATGCTATATGCTATTATATAAGTtgatgaaatatttttttttgaagtatCTCTCTACATGCTTAATGGCATTGCGTTTGTGCCAGTGTTCGcctacactaaaaaatctctccaataaGTGAGAGAGTGAGATATTATAATGGCCTCACTTTATCTGCATTTACGTAAATTGGTTAAGAGCATTCATTCAAAACCTTGAAGTACATCCGGCTTGGTTAGTAAGATGACgatattggaaaaaaaaatcgcGCAATTCATGTGAGTAAGTTAAAACATATGACATCCCTGAATAGGTTTTGGGGAACCGCAACCTGGACTTCCGGGTTGCACAATCCCATCCAATTGGGCTTGCTTTGTTTGTTTTGCCATTTTGGGTCCCTGGCTTCTAGGCCTGCAACTTGGATTTGGGTATGGTTTGCCGGCTTGGCCCGGGCTTTTCTATGAATTTCAAGTTTGATCCAATCTTCCTACCAAAGACTTGAATATGTCTGATCCTTCAAACATGTTTACGTTCTCAATCATAACCACGAGCACTTTCagttatttttgtcaaacatgGCCAAAAATCGCTCATGTTTTTCTCGAAAGAGCTTTCAACCCCGAATAGGCCCTAAACCAAGCTGATGATATGCTGATTCTCGTGATGACATTTCAAAAGTTGCAATCCGATGAATAATATCGTTGAAATCAAAATCAACATCCAACCAGAACATTACATCGGAAAACCAAAAGTTCCACTAGTGTTCATGATCACCGTAGCATAGCAATCGAAAGACATATCCTACCACACAATCCTTCGGTCTACATTCCCCGGCAGCCCGTCTAGAACAAGGACAACTGATACTGACTACCTTAATGTAAGTACACTCAAGTGATTCTTCAGAGTAGTTTGACACCTGCTTCAACCACACTATCAATGACAGCTTTAACCTTACCGTGATATTTCTGTTCTTTCTTCAAGTGGACGGATACAGCGGGAATGTTCTTGAGCAGCAGGCGCTCCCCTAATATCTTCCCAATCtttgcagcagcagcaacatcCCGACGTATCTCCATGCTTTCTCTCAAGGCCTTTTCTTGGGAGCTTGCAGAAGATGCCACAGTGGCAGTTGGTGTGTGGATCACCTGGGCGCTTACGTATTTGTTTGTGAAGTGCATCTTCAGGACGTAAGGCTTTAGATACTTTGTAATACTAGGTGGCCTGACCGGAGGGATACCCATTTCTGTTTGCAAATAAGTCAGAACTTCAATCATAAAAGCTTAACTAAAAATTTTGAATATCTGTGGACCACGATGCGGTGCTCAAAAAATGAAACATGAAGAAAAACAGCGGAATTATTTATAGACTAGTACTACAAGAAGAAAAATGTAGCATCAATGCAGTGTTACCATCATCTATAGAATGGGAGTCCTTAATTTCCACCGGTCTACGATTCAGTCAATCAAACCAAAACTCCgaacaaacaaaatatatttAGGAAAGGTCTCCAATTCAAACTTTCAAACCTGAATATACTCTCTATCCCTAAGCCTCTACAGTAACTATAGAGAGTATGTGAACCCCATGACAGATCAAAGGAAGAGACATAAAAGCTCTAAGGGAGCGATTGAAAGTGATTGCCTAATGTTTggatcttttgttttttcattcgCAACTTCTATCAAACAATTGGGGTGCAGCTTCTTAACCTCCAAACTCACACCAACTGCGCTTAAAATAATCGATTTCACGACATGGGTTTTTCCTAATTCAGCACATAGTAAACAAAGAACGAACCTTTACATTATATACATCTCTGTTTGGTAACCAGGAATTTAAGCTAAAACGCAAAATGAAACGGGAATTGAAATTtaaccaagaaaaataaattctCGTAGTTATTTATTAAAACTAACAAAGAGCCAATTTCTCCCATGAAAATTGGCACCAATGACAGTTGGGTTTAATCGACTGAAAGTTGGAAATATACAGGATTTCGATTTCGATTTTTCCTGAACTTTCTGGGGAACCAAACAGAACTTTAAAATCCGAATATAGGACCAAGAGAGAAGTAAGTCTAAGAGTTGCTTACCGAATTGGATGTCTTGCAAAGAAAGCTTGAAGCGATGGATTCAGAACTCACTGAAGTGCTCAAAAGTTCAGAGCTTTCGAAATGGTTTAATCTGCCAAAACGAAACAGTAGAGGTTTCAGTGTGTTTTTTATTTcgtttgttttctatttttctgaAGGGAAGAAAATAAGGGAATGATCATTGGGCCTTTTTAGCCTGATATTAGAGTTTGGGCCTTTTTAAGGGCTTGTCGCCTGTTTGAGACCCTTTCTTTTGAAACTTGCCACGGTTATCGTCATCCCCATCACCACCACTGCTACTACCATAACCAACGTCACGCGCCATTTAAAATGTTAGAGCATCTCTAAATGATATGTCAAATATAgtatgtcaaaattttatttgatgagtgatgtgtcaaattgaatacaaatgctaaatcttcttcttctccaatggatatgtcaaatatttattttattaggcctagagttacattaactattaaaaaataatcaaaattagttTTAGTTTCTATTCTATTGATTGTTAATGGGACccatgtattaaaaaattaaataaaatatttgacTCCTTCTTTGTTTGCTGTCAAAAAAGGCAGCTAGAAAGCAATGAGTCAAATGACTCACATGCCACATCATATATGGCATATCCATTAGGAGAACACCTGAATGTCTTTTAATCATATTTGACATATTTAACATCTCCTTTGAAGATGGTCTTAAAACTTCAAAACTAGCGGAAACACATGCACGTTAAATGGATCGCAAGAGAATTCGTAGAAGTTGTCCCGTAATGTTCCACATCTAAGAAAATCAAGCAAAAACTCACATACCAAGGTGGCTTTGATTGGGATACGAACACCGTTACGATGTCTCATTCTACCCGCAAAGTGCATAAGAACGAAAGAGACAACGAGAGACGCTATTCTTATACGAAATCTTCTTGTAGTGCAGTTGGAATAACATCCAAATAACATAGGTTTACAAGAGCTTTATACACACTAATcttcaattttattattattcaaatgagggttcaacatacttttttGGCTAAACATTTAGggcgcgtttactaatccgtaatcaaattgagaggaattgaattgaggaggaataGAAATGAGGgggaatcagaatcagattccttttgaagttgtttactaaaactatTTGGAATCAGAGTAGGAATGACATTGATTTATATAATTGTTTACCAATTCACATGGatcggaatgaaaactattgtgattactaaaatacccctagtttaattaatctattttatatgctaattatttttagtaaatcttttattctttctttttatttttttttagaagagagaaccattattattttttatttttagtaaaacttttattgttttatttttggattttttagtGGAATTCTCGTGCTTATCTACTAACCTATAACCCACTGTCCTCATCCAAATTGGCATTATCTAGAACCCACGGCTCATAGCCTCATCTAGGCGGAGAGATCACCGTTCCTACCACTTCTTCTTCGGCGACGTGCGGGCGTCGGAGCCTGCGCCTCAGCGTCGGACTCCGCAACCTTGAGCTCCAATTCGGGTCTTTCTCACCTAAACCCGCTCCTCTCCCTCGGCCTCTCTGGTACCACTCTCTTCTCCATCACTTTCGTTTCCTTTTGTTGCTGAATTTTCTGTTATTATCAATGGTGGCAACTAAGTTCAGATTTTATGAAGATTTGATTTTTGCTTTGGGTATGCTTGCCATTTTTGGGTTGATTTTGTTGTGCCGAATCCTATGGAGGAGGAAGTTGAGGATTTTGAGGTGGTGGAGCGAGAAGAGGCGGCAGAGGAGCAAAGAGCTGTTGGAGAGGATGGTGGAGGACAACAAGAAGATGGAAAGGAGTACTGAAGGTGCATGACATTTTGGGAAGGAAATTTTTATTCCAAATGGAACCTTATCCCGGAATCCAAATACTACCTTCTTCTAGGTAATCCAATTTCGACAATATCAGGAGATAAATTCCTGATTTTATGTGGGGCCCACATAACTGTTCATTCCGCTTAAGTTGGTAAACAGAGGAATAATCAGGAATGGGGAATGATTCCCATTCCGCCATATCCTTTCTCCCTATGTAAACACGCCATTAGTCATCCATCCTCGGGCTCTATATGCTTCAACTAAGATATTACTAaatttttgtcttttctttACTCACTTTATAAAAATCTCTTTGTAAATGGGCAATGCATTGAAAATTCAAGAAGTGAATCATTGTAGCAAAATGGTGCATTTTTGTTTGAGGGTGAGTAGCATCTTATTTATCATCGTTGAAAaggtataaattttaaaatttatgtttatctaataaataaattttaaattttaaactcTTACAACGATACTAAGATGACGAGCAAATTAAAATGCGATGTGGGTGATGGGCAGAATATATGATAGAGACATATTGGGGTCAGAACTAAAAAATTCCACCATAACTAAGGGGAAAAGATATTATCTTCGGATCTCTTCCATCAATGTCATCGGATCAAGTGATTTGagcttttgaaatttaatccaatgacaaaaaattattttaacttttaagaaattaaaacagatagaccgttggatgaaattttaaaaattcaaatcatTTAATCCGATAACTTTGATGGAAGAGATAGGATCTCTTTCCGACTAAAAGGGGGTGAAGTCTCATTGAGGAGGGGAAAACTGAAAAGATAGGGGAATCATATCAACCTAGGGACTCACCCTGCTCTCTCCTAAACAACACACACAAGACATTAGTATTACGATTCGGtagtatttctctttatttgtaaatgatatgttttaggttcgaatttcatgaatgatgaattttataccaaattaAGTTATTCATTGTATAACTTAACCGAtctctcatatttttttaatgtaaagtATATCGATGTattaaaacacacacacacacacacaaaaacaccCTCCCCTCAGTCCTCGCTTTAATCAAACACTTTTGCTTCCAACACGCAAACCCTCAACAGCCAGTGTCATGTTGTCATTCACTCACTGTTCTCCTTCTGTTGCCATGCTGTGTTGAGTTTCCATCTGTACAATTTTCACTCGGCTTTCACTCTTCATCTAATCAATGTGATCGTGATCATTTCTTGGTCAAAAATGTCATCAACTAAACGTTCCAATTCGGCAACTTGTAGTTATAGTAGAAAACAATTCTTAGAGATGAGAAATGCAGGCAATGTTCGCATCTTTTTGGTAGATAGAACTGGATAATGCGACTTGAGAGTATTTATAATGGGAATCCCTACTTACAAACGGATGGAATCATCTTTAAGAACTTATTTAAGTACTTAAAAGAGTCTCTGTGTCTATGAAATAATATTGCCTACAATAAGATAATTCTTATAGTACAAACCTTAAAtttaagtttatatatataataggaaaactaacgaaaatggtttgaaaactttgagttttaatgataaggacaaaataaagggtaaagtgaatagtaacaggattgactttttagtgtaaaaatatagtttttcgttaaagtgaacagtaccgggtattttttgttaaagttccctataataATTTCCTCCATTGACCTCCAAtggtaaaaaggaaaaaaaaaacccaaaataaatATGGACCTTTGATTTCTTCACCGGCTAAACTTTTTTTTGCAGCAcattgagagatttttcaatataatcGGAATATAGAGCAATACACCACATGTTACTGTACAAttaatgagatatgtgtgttaaaaaattggATATGATCTCACCCAACTTAGTGTGCCTTTTTCATCATGTTGGGCATGGTGTGCCCTTTTCCATTAAAAATTGGATAGGATCTCACCCAACTTACTCCACACATGTGAAGATTAGTTTGAAATATCCGACGAGTTTTTATACATTTAGATACTTTGACCAGCTCTATTTCGTTAAAACCCCTTTGTTATATTTAAAGGCTATATAATTATGGGAACTGGAAAAGGATCGTCGGCTTCTTTTTTTGAAGATATTAGAGATTCTGTGATCGTGATTGTTCATTGAATCATTGTACATTATACGGTTATTTTTCGTtaaatattattcatatttaattttaaattttaaattttaaaataaattataatcgaacgatatacgataaacgatcaTGATCACGAGATTCTTAAGATCATTTTCAATGGGACTGTCTCCCAGTGGTATACCCAATATTTTAACTTGGTTTTTGCCAATTGGCGGCAGGCAGTACGTACCCCCACAAAGTGACGTTTACTGTTAGCTGAAAATATCTCAAGGTGACTTTAACATACGTAATACAGAGCACCACGTGACTTCAACATAGAGCACTACTTAATCAAACAGGTGAGAATAAGATTTAGTGAGCCAATATCAACAGCAGGgtcaaatatattataatgtcATGTCATCAacttttcatataatttgtaCAGAAAACCGACCTTGTTATTTTAGAACAAATCCACCCGTTTTAAAATGGGTAAAAATAAAGTAAGGGCAAAGGGGATGGCGGCAATCCAACTCAATTGCCTGAACTTTTGGATCATCGTTGGAGCTGCTCTTAATGGGAAGAGGGGAGGGACTTGTGTGTGTCCACCGTCTCTCAGTAAATATATACATGAAAGACTTTGAATTCTTTttggaaattgttattagcatttcaaaaatctcattttacacttctcacaaattatttttctttcaaattatagAAAGTCTAGAGTatcaaataagatttttggagtgttaataacaattcctttattttttttctttttaacagtTAAACAATTTAATTGGATGCAACTGATGAATTATTCGGATAaataaagtgttatctttcaaatctttgttttaaatttttttttatagtgtaACTTAAAAGTGgtaatattttttgttaataaattaaaaaaaaacaattgaaatgcctatttgaaattcaaaatttaatcaatcgCTTTTGCTCGTTGCTTGTGAAATCAAATGAGGTCTTTAAAGAATAGACACTGAATAGACACTCCCAAGACTCAATGCTTTTAATTACTCTATTTCTGTttgagtctctctctctccttgaaAAATTTATCTATAAATGCATGGGCTCCTTCACATTTCTGATTCACTCTTCGGTTGAAACAAAACGAAATGGGTAAAAGAGTGGCCAGGGTTATGGGGGTCTTTAGGAGTTTCTGACGGGTATGCATGGTGCATGGGTGAGTAGTTCGTGTTGGAGAAGCAGGGCACGTGCA
Proteins encoded in this region:
- the LOC126594488 gene encoding dormancy-associated protein homolog 3-like isoform X2; protein product: MGLRLLDQLWDDTVAGPQPDSGLGKLRKHKTFSFRSSSATGSSDGGNVRSYGENSPEEAKVTRSIMIIKPPGYGSGNGGSAPVSPAGFTPPAGFTPPASPAGSTPPVSPFSGSHSGGFEEGQHRMHTRRRARSLERGAPVLLTTCDI
- the LOC126594488 gene encoding dormancy-associated protein homolog 3-like isoform X1; the encoded protein is MGLRLLDQLWDDTVAGPQPDSGLGKLRKHKTFSFRSSSATGSSDGGNVRSYGENSPEEAKVTRSIMIIKPPGYGSGNGGSAPVSPAGFTPPAGFTPPASPAGSTPPVSPFSGGREPFGRFRRRSASDAYEKASEVPGARSARSPYDV
- the LOC126594494 gene encoding uncharacterized protein LOC126594494 — translated: MGIPPVRPPSITKYLKPYVLKMHFTNKYVSAQVIHTPTATVASSASSQEKALRESMEIRRDVAAAAKIGKILGERLLLKNIPAVSVHLKKEQKYHGKVKAVIDSVVEAGVKLL